One window of the Diospyros lotus cultivar Yz01 chromosome 12, ASM1463336v1, whole genome shotgun sequence genome contains the following:
- the LOC127786944 gene encoding uncharacterized protein LOC127786944 → MTATSEEGTASVTLDLLKKKMADFAQERNWERFHSPRNLLLALVGEVGELSEIFQWKGEVPRGLPDWKEEEKVHLGEELSDVLLYLVRLSDICGIDLGKAALRKVELNAQKYPVEEVGLLCKSCSKHEFCGNGSG, encoded by the exons ATGACTGCGACCAGTGAAGAAGGAACAGCAAGTGTAACCCTCGACCTTCTCAAGAAGAAAATGGCCGACTTTGCTCAGGAAAGAAATTGGGAGCGCTTTCACAGCCCCAGAAACCTCCTCTTGGCTCTC GTTGGAGAAGTTGGGGAACTGTCTGAAATATTCCAGTGGAAAGGGGAGGTGCCCCGGGGACTGCCtgattggaaagaagaagagaaagtccATCTGGGTGAAGAGCTCTCCGATGTTCTTCTTTACCTTGTCAGACTCTCCGACATCTGCGGTATCGATCTTGGCAAAGCTGCCTTAAGGAAGGTTGAGCTTAATGCACAAAAATATCCAGTTGAAGAAGTTGGACTACTCTGCAAAAGTTGTTCAAAACATGAATTCTGCGGCAATGGCTCCGGATAA